The Candidatus Rokuibacteriota bacterium genome segment CGCGGCCGAACAGCCGCCGGGCCCGCCCATCGACCTCGTGCAGGAGGCGAACGACATCGTCTCCGCCCGGGAGCAGGGGCTCGGTGGCCAGGCCGATCCGGAAGATCTTGGAGAAGAGACGCATCTACCGGTGACGCGCCTCCCGTCGCAGGTCGCGGAGCATCGTCTGAGTGCCGATCAGGTGGTTGTCGAAGATCCGACGGGCGACCTCGAGCAACCCCCGGAGGGCGGCGTCGCGAACGGTGTAGCGCACGGCCGTGCCCGTCTTGTGGGCCTCGACAATGTTCTTGGCCCTCAGCACGGCGAGTTGCTGGGAGACGGTGGGCTGGTCGACGCCGAGCGCCTTCTGGAGCTCATGCACGCTCCGCTCGCCTGAGACGAGGAGCTCGAGGATGCGGATGCGGATCGGGTGCGCCAGGGCCTTGAAGAATTCCGCCTTGAAAGCCTGGAGCTGCGCGCCGCGCGCCGGCTGCTTCATACGTTCTCTCTTATATAGTAATATACATAAACTGTCAAGCTGGGGGTATGGAGTCCGACCAGATTGTGTCCGATCGGCAGGCGGCAGAGTGGGGTTGCCCCGGTGAGGCCG includes the following:
- a CDS encoding metalloregulator ArsR/SmtB family transcription factor is translated as MKQPARGAQLQAFKAEFFKALAHPIRIRILELLVSGERSVHELQKALGVDQPTVSQQLAVLRAKNIVEAHKTGTAVRYTVRDAALRGLLEVARRIFDNHLIGTQTMLRDLRREARHR